Proteins found in one Salminus brasiliensis chromosome 13, fSalBra1.hap2, whole genome shotgun sequence genomic segment:
- the meak7 gene encoding MTOR-associated protein MEAK7, which translates to MKTGHRASWAAPSWWTRGPAGRRPSPQAVMGNTESAVVHRRLLRFRPDERPGIEGVFDRLQSSSSGKAPPGKVLLVDSLKVTMSQMAPDSMIQRVFEGMLSVDPGVPPLPGGGVSREQLVIFLADTLRGTAEERAPLVMAMAHGTKTAATTDQINGFLEDLIAAVVQTLTHRGRLRGWRPDRMGFGAPGVRLLAEQLSSELKPSDKNTCDVACLEDWLFRISEVGTFLELLIGEGLEVGLTSRPPPALLPQCRDAPWSELRCLLDLPLLMFLTPQLPAGHNAPWRLLFSTKIHGESFTRLVGSCKSQGPTVLLVKDTKGHIFGGFASHSWEIKPQFQGDSRCFLFSVFPSMQVFTCTGYNQHYMYLNLGQHTMPNGLGMGGQHEYFGLWLDYDFGRGHSRARPRCTTYGSPQLSGDEDFTLDTVEVWGVGLPPKEEDQDESKKSILDVDPEVQAIMEMTGKKIYSQGLREPEEDEASSGEVAKQRGLRDSFNT; encoded by the exons ATGAAGACAGGCCACCGTGCGAGCTGGGCTGCCCCCTCCTGGTGGACGAGGGGACCtgcag GTAGGAGACCGTCTCCCCAGGCTGTGATGGGGAACACAGAGAGTGCTGTAGTTCACAGACGGCTGCTCCGCTTTCGGCCGGATGAGAGACCCGGTATTGAGGGGGTCTTTGACAGACTCCAGAGTTCCAGCTCAGGAAAAGCCCCCCCAGGGAAGGTCTTACTCGTCGACAGTCTCAAG GTAACTATGAGTCAAATGGCCCCAGACTCCATGATTCAGAGAGTCTTTGAAGGGATGCTTAGTGTGGACCCTGGAGTGCCACCGCTCCCTGGTGGTGGGGTAAGTCGAGAGCAGCTGGTGATCTTCCTTGCGGATACTCTTCGGGGCACGGCGGAGGAGCGAGCGCCACTGGTCATGGCGATGGCACACGGAACCAAGACAGCTGCTACCACTGATCAGATTAATGGG TTCTTGGAGGACTTGATTGCAGCTGTAGTTCAGACTCTCACACATAGGGGGCGACTCCGAGGCTGGAGACCAGACCGCATGGGTTTTGGAGCTCCGGGAGTAAGGCTACTGGCTGAACAGTTGAGCTCGGAATTAAAACCCTCAG ATAAAAACACATGTGATGTCGCTTGCCTAGAGGACTGGCTGTTCCGAATCTCAGAAGTGGGCACGTTCCTGGAGCTCCTGATCGGGGAGGGTCTTGAGGTTGGGTTGACCTCGCGCCCGCCGCCCGCCCTGCTGCCCCAGTGTCGAGATGCTCCCTGGAGTGAGCTCCGTTGTTTGCTGGATCTCCCTCTTCTTATGTTCTTGACCCCTCAGCTGCCTGCAGGACACAACGCTCCCTGGAGGTTGCTGTTCTCCACAAAGATACATGGGGAAAGCTTTACCCGCCTGGTTGGCAGTTGCAAAAGCCAAGGCCCCACCGTCTTACTGGTGAAAGACACCAAGGGCCACATATTCGGAGGCTTTGCTTCTCATAGCTGGGAGATTAAACCTCAGTTTCAGG GTGATTCCAGGTGCTTCCTGTTCTCTGTGTTCCCATCTATGCAAGTATTCACATGCACAGGCTATAACCAGCACTACATGTACCTGAACCTAGGCCAGCATACTATGCCAAACGGCCTG GGTATGGGTGGACAGCATGAGTACTTCGGTCTGTGGCTGGACTATGATTTTGGCCGTGGTCACAGTCGGGCTCGACCACGCTGCACCACATATGGTAGCCCTCAGCTCTCAGGGGATGAGGACTTCACATTGGATACAGTAGAAGTGTGGGGGGTCGGCCTGCCCCCTAAGGAAGAGGACCAG GATGAGAGTAAGAAGAGCATTCTGGATGTGGATCCCGAGGTGCAGGCCATCATGGAGATGACTGGGAAAAAAATATACAGCCAAGGCCTCAGAGAGCCGGAGGAAGATGAGGCAAGCAGCGGAGAGGTTGCAAAACAACGAGGATTAAGGGATTCGTTTAACACTTAG